In one window of Oncorhynchus kisutch isolate 150728-3 linkage group LG16, Okis_V2, whole genome shotgun sequence DNA:
- the LOC109906515 gene encoding ladderlectin-like, translating to MAKLTILLLVCAVLELSNTTPLMEAQLLPLERSLEANPELPTFEILQKIDAEHVPPMEDMGVEGNYFEQNPPISPSEELGVERSMSLEDEQVKTESSSVCSTGWFKHGHRCFTYIRTERTWAESEQYCVFQGANLASIHSTEENHFIQEMIRRQTHDFPRVWIGGQDATQERLWLWNDGSRFYYHDWSNVA from the coding sequence ATGGCGAAGTTGACCATCCTCCTACTTGTCTGTGCCGTCTTGGAGCTCAGCAACACAACGCCCTTAATGGAGGCCCAACTTCTTCCTCTTGAGCGTTCACTAGAGGCAAACCCGGAGCTCCCTACTTTTGAAATCTTACAGAAGATTGACGCCGAACATGTTCCTCCTATGGAGGACATGGGTGTCGAGGGAAACTACTTTGAACAGAACCCACCTATCTCGCCATCAGAGGAGCTTGGTGTAGAGCGGTCCATGTCTCTGGAGGATGAGCAGGTGAAGACAGAAAGCAGTAGCGTATGCTCCACAGGCTGGTTCAAACATGGGCACCGCTGTTTCACATACATCCGCACCGAACGGACATGGGCCGAGTCGGAGCAGTACTGCGTGTTTCAGGGGGCCAACCTGGCATCCATCCACAGCACAGAAGAGAACCACTTCATTCAGGAGATGATCCGCAGACAGACACACGACTTCCCAAGAGTCTGGATCGGCGGACAGGACGCTACCCAGGAGCGCCTTTGGCTGTGGAATGATGGGTCCAGGTTCTACTACCACGACTGGAGCAATGTAGCCTGA